In the genome of Cryptomeria japonica chromosome 8, Sugi_1.0, whole genome shotgun sequence, one region contains:
- the LOC131071743 gene encoding probable leucine-rich repeat receptor-like protein kinase At5g63930 has protein sequence MSSLTHLDLNFNSLSGIIPSMSSSLTYLDLSYNRFGVNIPLSFANMSSLTHLGLSGNMLSGNILLSFANMSSLTVLYLSEARLSGNIPVSFGMDMSSLTHFDLSYNRLSGNIPLSFENMSSLTHLDLSYNSLSGNIPLSFANMSSLDVLRLNNNSFGGETVLSTICTLKSLSEVVITNSQLNGSLPSCLGSLPSLSYLFLSNNHLSGIIPDSLGNISSLVYFDVSYNALSGSVPDSLGALFSLRYLALSYNQLNGTLPSFSRLSSLWYLDAKGNAFASSTLPSSLQYLHLTLNGHQIISEAFFHNLSKLVDLSLSDCELNISPTWIPSFQLSTLHMKSCKTDGQIQSWISSQFSLEDLQLADNNLVGEIPSWLMDTSHLQSINLTANFLEGRLLLNSSAQKYLEVFDVSHNALSGQLPLIWLPGIQILLLNHNFLTGNIPPALQLSSSLFMLDLANNQLNGMIPQSLANCSQLQMLNLGDNDLGGMIPYEFGELSKLQSLVIKNNQLNGSFPPSISNCIELYFLDVGQNLLKGHIPKSIGNLSKLKVLAMRKNGFEGSIPAEIGQLKHLQILDLSSNHLSGSIPRSIFNLQAMMTEPHQEFSMIHFQAGHIHVYENGSSYMYENGLNMDSKGRDEYYTYIFSNMVSIELSNNQLNGDLPSDLGKLKGLKLLNLSMNNLNGVVPNSIVEMIWLETLDLFTNNFSGSIPSELGSLSYLRALNFSNNNLSGSIPQGGHMTTFKKSSYLENSYLWRCPLPKKCNWPEFAPPPPPVSTSINEEEQSEESVWYGIGLGLSYGAGFAAVVVFIVLRRKWQQKYFKVVDLVLKIFFPPLCNLTL, from the coding sequence ATGTCTTCTCTCACACACCTGGATTTAAATTTTAATAGTTTGAGTGGGATTATTCCAAGCATGTCTTCTTCTCTCACATACCTGGATTTAAGCTATAATAGATTCGGTGTGAACATTCCATTGTCCTTTGCAAACATGTCTTCTCTCACACACCTGGGTTTAAGCGGTAATATGTTGAGTGGGAACATTCTATTATCCTTTGCAAATATGTCTTCTCTCACAGTACTATATTTAAGTGAGGCTAGATTGAGTGGGAACATTCCAGTGTCCTTTGGAATGGACATGTCTTCTCTCACACACTTCGATTTAAGCTATAATAGATTGAGTGGGAACATTCCATTGTCCTTTGAAAACATGTCTTCTCTCACACACTTGGATTTAAGCTATAATAGTTTGAGTGGAAACATTCCATTGTCCTTTGCAAACATGTCTTCTCTTGACGTCCTTAGGTTAAATAACAACAGTTTCGGAGGTGAAACTGTCCTTAGTACTATTTGTACGCTCAAGAGCCTTAGTGAAGTTGTTATTACAAACAGCCAACTGAATGGGAGCTTACCATCTTGTCTCGGTAGTCTTCCTTCTCTAAGTTATCTATTTCTGTCCAACAATCACTTGAgtggtattatcccagattctttaGGCAACATTTCCTCGCTCGTTTATTTTGATGTTTCTTATAATGCTTTAAGTGGTTCTGTCCCAGATTCCTTGGGGGCTCTGTTTTCATTAAGATACTTGGCTCTGTCTTACAACCAGCTAAATGGAACTCTTCCCTCATTTTCGAGGCTCTCCTCCCTTTGGTACTTGGATGCTAAAGGGAATGCATTTGCTTCCTCAACGCTGCCCTCTTCACTTCAATATCTCCATCTCACATTAAACGGCCATCAGATAATTTCAGAGGCTTTTTTTCACAACCTTAGCAAATTAGTGGACCTGTCTCTGTCTGATTGTGAACTTAATATCAGCCCTACTTGGATTCCATCATTCCAATTATCCACCTTACATATGAAATCATGTAAGACAGATGGTCAAATTCAGTCGTGGATTTCGAGTCAATTCTCACTTGAAGACTTGCAATTAGCTGACAACAATCTTGTTGGAGAAATTCCCTCTTGGCTCATGGATACGAGTCATCTACAGTCAATCAATCTCACAGCAAATTTTCTGGAAGGTCGCCTTTTGCTAAACAGTTCAGCTCAGAAATACTTAGAGGTCTTCGATGTGTCTCACAATGCATTAAGCGGACAACTACCGTTAATTTGGCTTCCTGGTATCCAAATATTGTTACTCAACCACAATTTCCTGACGGGAAATATCCCTCCAGCCTTACAGCTTAGCTCTTCGCTATTTATGTTAGATTTGGCAAACAATCAGTTGAATGGAATGATCCCTCAAAGCTTGGCCAACTGTTCTCAGCTTCAAATGTTGAATTTGGGGGATAATGATTTGGGGGGAATGATTCCATATGAGTTTGGTGAGCTAAGTAAATTGCAGTCACTAGTGATAAAGAATAACCAGTTGAACGGATCATTCCCTCCTTCCATATCAAACTGCATAGAATTATATTTTCTAGATGTTGGGCAAAACTTACTCAAAGGACACATTCCAAAGTCAATTGGAAACCTTTCGAAGCTCAAAGTCTTGGCAATGAGGAAGAATGGTTTTGAAGGTAGTATTCCCGCTGAAATTGGGCAGTTGAAGCACCTCCAGATCTTGGACCTTTCTTCAAATCATCTATCAGGATCTATACCACGTAGCATTTTCAATTTACAAGCAATGATGACAGAACCACACCAGGAATTTAGCATGATTCACTTTCAAGCTGGTCACATACACGTGTATGAGAATGGGTCATCTTACATGTATGAGAATGGGTTGAATATGGATTCCAAAGGCAGAGATGAATACTACACATATATTTTCTCCAACATGGTGTCAATAGAACTTTCAAACAATCAACTAAATGGGGATCTTCCTTCTGATTTAGGAAAGTTGAAGGGGTTGAAATTGCTCAACCTTTCCATGAATAATCTCAATGGTGTTGTTCCAAATAGCATTGTAGAAATGATATGGTTGGAAACATTagatttatttacaaataatttttCTGGATCAATTCCTTCAGAGCTTGGTTCTTTGAGTTATTTGAGAGCCCTTAACTTTTCCAACAACAACCTTTCTGGTAGTATACCTCAAGGAGGACACATGACAACATTTAAGAAATCATCTTATTTAGAGAATTCATATCTATGGAGATGTCCACTACCAAAGAAGTGCAATTGGCCAGAGTttgctccacctcctcctcctgttTCTACATCTATTAACGAAGAAGAGCAAAGTGAGGAAAGTGTGTGGTATGGGATTGGATTGGGACTGTCATATGGAGCAGGTTTTGCAGCAGTGGTTGTATTTATTGTATTAAGAAGAAAGTGGCAACAAAAATACTTCAAAGTAGTTGATTTGGTCTTGAAAATTTTTTTTCCACCGCTCTGCAATTTGACATTATGA
- the LOC131071731 gene encoding putative leucine-rich repeat receptor-like serine/threonine-protein kinase At2g14440, whose translation MTKLFLLGVIPLFLLRFCCGCIHREREALLHIRAVSNDSSDRSPFLPVYSWDGISCNNTTHHVVGVDLTELFDLPRLVEGGIIWPSLCALTFLETVDLSWNRISGTLPPCLGNLSSQTPGFKL comes from the coding sequence ATGACGAAGTTATTTTTGTTGGGTGTTATTCCCCTCTTTCTTCTCCGCTTCTGCTGCGGATGTATCCACAGGGAAAGGGAAGCTCTTCTTCACATTAGAGCCGTCTCAAATGACTCTTCTGATCGCTCTCCCTTTCTTCCTGTGTATTCGTGGGACGGCATATCCTGCAATAACACCACGCATCATGTAGTCGGTGTTGATCTGACAGAGCTTTTTGATCTGCCGCGTTTGGTGGAAGGAGGCATCATATGGCCGAGCTTGTGCGCCCTCACTTTTCTTGAAACCGTAGACCTCTCTTGGAATAGAATATCGGGTACTCTTCCTCCCTGCTTGGGAAACCTCTCCTCTCAAACACCTGGATTTAAGCTATAA